The Desulfovibrio sp. G11 region TTGGTGCATCAGGCTTCGCCGGGCCGCCAGCCTTGGCAAAGAGCAAAAATCCTCATTACTGCAACGGTTTCCCTTGTGTCTCTGCGCATGCCGGACCATCCGGCCAGCCTGGCCTCTGACGCGCCGCTGGCGCTTCTCTTCAGCCCGGCGGCTTTCGGGCGCGCTTCTGCCCGTTGGCCCGGCCCGTCATGCTTCCGGCCTTTTACACACAACTCTTTGCGCTCGCGGCTGCTCACGGCGCATGAACCTCATGCTGCCATTGCCTCCGCCATGCTTGCGGCCAGCGCCCTTGCGGCGGGCGCCTGCTCCCAATCCTTCAGAACAGTCTCAGCGTTACGCTGCCCTAAAAAGTATTCCAGAACGAAACCTTGAGCGGGCGCAGCTTTTTACGGGCCGCCACCATATCCAGGTGCATCATCCCCAGGGCCAGCGCGTCCATATCCGGCTTTCCGTCGCGTTCACGCAGGTCCACTGTCGGGCAATAGGTTTTACACTTGGTGCACCAGTCCAGCCGCTCGCCGTGAGCCGAGCCGCTTTCACGCAGCATTTCGATGACACCGCTGCCCTTCTCGCCACATGAAGGACAGGTTCCGCGCATGAATTTCCAGTCAGTGCCGCACAGGCCGCAGTGCAGATGTTTCTTGCCGCCGCCGCCAGCCAGATAGGCATTTTTTTCGTCAACCAGGGGTTTGTCGAGCCAGGCGATGGTGGCAAAACTGCCGCATACGGGGCAATAGCCCTGCCGCCACAGGCTGCCCGCATCCCAGGGGGCGTCCCCTTCTTCAGGCAGGCTCCCTGACACAATTGCGCGTAAAACCGGGGCCAGCACAAAACTGAAGGCAAAATGCAGTATTGAAGGATCGAGGTCATGTGCGGCAGCCAGACGGGTTTCTTCTTCGCTGTTACCCGACAGCAGGGCTTCGGCCAGTGCTTCGCGCGGATCCTGCCTGGTTTTGGCCCCCTTGCCCTTCTTTGCTGCTCCAGCCGGAGCCAGCAAAAAAGCCTCAAGGGCGGGCAGGTGAGGAGCCATGGTTTCCAGCGTAGCCAAAAGCGGCAGCAGTTTTTCGGCGCTTTGCCGCAACGGGGCGGCGGCTCCCGTCAACGGTACGCCGGCCAGCAATGAAAGACCCTGCTCCAGGGCGCCGGGCTGCGCTTCAGGCAGTTCCAGCCCCGAAGCGCGTATGCTGTCGGCCAGATCATCGGCCAATTGGGCCTGGGCGGCCAGCAGGGGTTCAAACGCCCGTAGCACGGGTTCCAGCACGGGGCGGCATTCCACCACCTCCGCCAGGGTTTTTGCCACGCTTTGGCAGGATGAGGCCATTGATGCTCCCAAACCCGGAGGCCGGAACCTCCGTCCGAAAGGTGATAGCGGCGCGCGGGCTGTTTCCCGCGCGCCGCACTTGATGCCGTATCGCAGGCCCTGCCGCCGAAGCGGTCTGCCCGTTTCCGGCGAAAAGGCGTTTCCGCCGGAGATATGCCCAAGTGCCCCGCCCGGCTGTGCCGTGAATCCGGCTTCCGGCAAAACGCCGGAAGCCGTTGAATACGGTACAGGCCTGACGGCAACGCTGTGCATCAGCATAATTTCAGTTGACAATTATGGCAATGCCAAACTGAAACCTGACTGAAGCACTCTACATAAAGGCTGCGAACTCGTAATACTTATCCTTGGTGTCGGCCAGCAGGTAGATCACGCTGACATCTTCCATATCGGCCAAAAAAGCCTTGGGCCAACGCTTTTTGGCGTTTTCAAGACGTTTCTGGGCCAGGGGCAGCACCTCTTCACGCTCGCCGAAAACCATGGCCCCTGTCGGGCAGGTCTTGACGCAGATAGGCTGCATACCCGCGCTGACACGGTCGATGCACATATCGCACTTGGTCAGGCGGCCGTTTTCGGGATCGCGCCTGGGAATATTATAGGGGCAGGCCTCCTGTATGGCCTGGGCGTCGTCCTCGCTGAGCTTGGCCGATTTTTCCGTAGCCAGTACGGCCCCTGTTTTCTTGTCCTGTATCATGGCTCCCGGCACCGCCATGTCTGCCACATCCACACAGGGCGGCGTGAGGCAATGGCGGCACTGGTCGGGAAAGAAGTTCCAGACCACATTGCCTTCGTCATTGATATATTCGTGAAAGCGTACAATCTTGAGGTTGTTGGGATTCAGATCCGGCGGATTCTGGTGCGTGCCGCGCTGCTTGGTGTGGTTGGCAGGCAGATCATGCCACTCCTTACAGGCCAACTGGCAGCCACGACATGCCGTGCACCGCGTGGTGTCAACTAAGAATGTTTTCGGCATAGTATGCTCCTTGTCAGGCGCGCCCTACCGTAAGGGCGCGCCCTTCTCGTTAGCCTATTTCGGTGAGTTTATCAGCCTTGCGCAGGTTTACGCAGCAGGCCTTGGACTCGGGAATGGTAGTATTGGGATCATACGCGCCAACGGTAAGCCTGTTGGTGGAGTCGCCGGTTTTTGGCGTTGTCCAGCCAAAGGCAAAGGGCATACCCACCAGGTGGACAGTTTTGCCCATAACCGTGAAGGGACGTATACGCACCGTTACCATGGCGATGGCCTCACAGTTGCCGCGCGCGCTTTCAAGCACGACCCCGTCGCCGTTCTTGATGCCCTTTTCCTTGGCCAGCTCGTGGCTCATTTCCACATAAAGCTGCGGCTCTGTTTCCAGCAGGTTGGGCACGTTGCGCGTTTCACCGCCGCCACACCAGTGCTCGGTAAGGCTATAGGTGGTCAGCACTATGGGGTAACGCGGATCGGCCGGAGGCGCGATCTGGTCCATGTCGGTCTTGTGGTATTTATATACCGGGCTGCTGAGCTGCTTGGAGAACGGATGGGTCGCCAGGGGCGTTTCAGCAGGTTCGTAGTGCTCGGGGAACGGACCGTCAGCCGGGCCGGGACCATAGAACTGGGCAAGGCCGTCCTTGACCATGATAAAGGGCAGCTTGCCCTTGGGGTCAGACATGGGCGGCCAGGGGCCGTCGGGCACGTCGCCCACCCATTTGCTGCCGTCCCATTCGATAACAGCCCTGTTGGGGTTGAAGGGCTTGCCGTTCATGTCCACCGAGGCGCGGTTGTACAGGATGCGCCTGTTGAGCGGCCAGCACCACGACCAGTTGGGGAAGAGGCCTATCTTGGCCTGCATGGGCGTCTGGCTGGGATCGCGCCGCCGCGACTTGTTGCCGTCTTCTTCCGTCCAGCTTCCGGTGTATATCCAGTTGAGGGAAGACGTGGTTCCGTCATCCTTGAGCGCGCCGAAGGCGGGTACAAGCTGCCCGCGCTTATAGGTCTTGTCGCCCACCTTGGTGTCGGCCCAGAAGAAACCGTTGATGCGCCTGGCCCAGTCTTCAGGATCATACTTGTCCGTCCAGTGCATCTGCAGCACGGCTTCGGGCAGTACCCCGCCCT contains the following coding sequences:
- a CDS encoding formate dehydrogenase accessory protein FdhE, which codes for MASSCQSVAKTLAEVVECRPVLEPVLRAFEPLLAAQAQLADDLADSIRASGLELPEAQPGALEQGLSLLAGVPLTGAAAPLRQSAEKLLPLLATLETMAPHLPALEAFLLAPAGAAKKGKGAKTRQDPREALAEALLSGNSEEETRLAAAHDLDPSILHFAFSFVLAPVLRAIVSGSLPEEGDAPWDAGSLWRQGYCPVCGSFATIAWLDKPLVDEKNAYLAGGGGKKHLHCGLCGTDWKFMRGTCPSCGEKGSGVIEMLRESGSAHGERLDWCTKCKTYCPTVDLRERDGKPDMDALALGMMHLDMVAARKKLRPLKVSFWNTF
- a CDS encoding 4Fe-4S dicluster domain-containing protein, producing MPKTFLVDTTRCTACRGCQLACKEWHDLPANHTKQRGTHQNPPDLNPNNLKIVRFHEYINDEGNVVWNFFPDQCRHCLTPPCVDVADMAVPGAMIQDKKTGAVLATEKSAKLSEDDAQAIQEACPYNIPRRDPENGRLTKCDMCIDRVSAGMQPICVKTCPTGAMVFGEREEVLPLAQKRLENAKKRWPKAFLADMEDVSVIYLLADTKDKYYEFAAFM